aaaattcACTTTTACTGACCTTTCCTTCACAAAAGCTCTCCGTCTCAGAAGGATATCCTTGTTGTGCTGGATAACAGTGTTTATTCTACaggaatatttcattttaattaaaaaactttaaaaaaacaagaggacCAGACACTTGTGTATTTGCACAACCCCATATCATGAACAGTTACACTGCAGAGGATTTTACAAGGTCGAGAACTATTGGATCTTACAGATTTGGCAAAGGAATATGGTATCTATTTCACTTTTTCTGAAATATtcttatcattttatttcaagtcAAATTTATGcctattttcttctttctatctCTGCCTGTGTGACTCGTAATTTAAAGTTTCTCAGTCATACCCAGATTGAAATGGCTCTGAGTCACACTTTTTCTCTCAATGGAACATCAGAGCTGCCAGAGCCAAAAAGTGCTAAAAAGGATGTTGCTAAAAATTAATAGAAGAGATTCTAGGAATATATTAGTTACATAATCAGCCCTTGCAAGTACACGCTCAGTTTACGAACCCAAAGCTATTAGTATGTTGGATTTCCAGATGCAACAACCTATTACAGCATTTCAACTTTCTTGCCATTGTAAACCAGAGGATTAATGAGGTGAATGTTAAATATAAAGAAGCTTACTTACATTTTACGGCCACGACTTCCAACAATATGCAAATCAATAAAGATGGCAGGTCCATAGTCAGACAAAGGGAAGAGCAGTCCACCTGCAGTGCAAGGCTTAACCCCTGAGCTCCTTCTAATCTTAAGGGGAAGGCATCTCACCTGCACTCTCAGGTttcttttagtttctgtttccGTTTCCATGGTCACCTCCTTGCCCTATACCGATGTATAATTGAAACTTGCAAAGCACGGCCCCCTTCCATGATACTCAAGCTGTCCTATACTTTTCCATTGTTTGTATAACCACCTATTTATTGATGGCTAATTTACTGCCACATTAGGGCTGAAGGATACATTGTGCTTATTGTGCTGCCATGAGCCTAAACAGCAGGACTACCTGTTGAGTTTCAGCATGCATTATTGAACAGCTCCTCTGATGCTGTAGCCCTGGACAGTATGGACATATTTCCATGTGTGACTGGAGCTCCTAATATGGATCAGATGGGCTGCTGTCATGTAAATGAAAGAAGATGCAGTCCCTGCAGCTAGCTCTCATTGATTAGGATTAATGAGGGGGTTTGACTGATGTTAAGCAGCAAAAAGCTTTCGTGACAGACCAGGCCAAGCAGCTCAGCTGCTCCACATCTTTTCTAGGACTTGGTGTCATTAAAAATGGAGCACAGCTCAGGCCGGGCTCATCACAGCTACCATTCCTCTGTGGACTTCCCGACCTCAGCTGACTAATAGCCCTTTCTATTGCCCTCCGTGCTGCTGATAGCTGTAGTTGTGCTCCTGGTACCTCTGTCATCCCCTGAGTGCTGACCACTGCCGTTTTTCCACATGACCCCCTCAGTCCAAGTGTTGTCATTACGACAAAAGGCTGCCACTCCCCAATCTCACATTGATCTGCCACAACGCTGTAATCTACAACTCTCCTCTTTGTTTTAATAGGCTCTCTCAGTGTAAAGTTATGAGTGGAGGTCTGCTTGTTACACTTTATTTTAACACTTTAGCCCCTCTCATTAAGTAAACTTGTATAGGAAACAAGAATATAAACTAATAGGCACACTACAGTACAGTTGGAGGCAGCATAAggacattttattatattataaaaattCTGTCTATGAGGCATTTATAAGCGGTGCACTAGCAGACAAGAAATAAGTGacaatataaaacatatatACTATGTAATAACAGAGCTGTAATAAGAGGAAATATGTTTCGAGTTCAACAAAAGCTCAACATGTTTTCATGATTTACAAAATTGTTGGCGAATGTCTTGTTGTCATGTGTTAAACTACAATGTGGCACATTATAAAGATTAGAATGATCAATACATATCATTACAGCTATGTTATAATTTGCTATTAATCATCACTCTTTATATGTCCATTTTGAATGATTTAAAAGAGtttcaaatatttacaaatacacccacaaatgtaaaaatgcccaaaaatgcCATGTCTATGTAATGCTCATAAATGTTGACCTCCAATGTAAatgtagtttcattttattatatctGCACAACTTATAAATAACCGTATAATTAAcctatcattaaaaaaatttaaatcgaGTAGATATTCCTTGAATGGATTTTacaaattgatgtttttttgttgacacatggagaaaaaaaaatgaatgactgtaacaaaatgttttactggaaagaaaaacaccGAGATCTCCAGATTTTCTTGGTTTTCAGTCTGTTCACTGGAGCAGCAATGACATCTTATCGGTGCCAGTATCACTATCGTCACTTCTCAGcatcagtgactcagcagcACACGCTTCATGTTTAACCCTTCAGTGATTCCTTCTGGGCAAAATGTCTTCACTTACAAACATGTTTAGCTTGTAAAAGGGAATCCCTAACATGTGTCAGTAGATCATTCTATTTAgtgtctaaatgttttgttaaagGTTTCATCCTGCATCAGTAATTTTCGGTGCAACGATACaagctgcaaacacaacattaacatttAATCGCTTAGTGCAATCACAAGTGTGTTGGCAAACACTCGAACATTTACACACTGAGATACATTAGCATCCATTTTAAGTTAGGGTTGGGTTGCACCTGTTACTCATTAATACATCATGAAGTCTGATTTACAAAATCTGGCTGCACCAGTAAAGGCTTCAGCTGTGTGTTGGTTGGTTATTAGGAAAGATCTGCCAAAAGCCATCAATTACAGTCCTCAGTGATTCAAATCTACTGGCGCTGTGCTTCATCAGCAGACGCAAATGGAGATAAAAGACATAGTATGTTAAAATGACCTGGGTCATCTTTAATTTGAGCAGGTTTAGTATAGAAATATATGTCTTTTCAGTAATAGTTGATACACAAACAAGCTCACATGTTGCCCAGAGTTAACTGAGAGgtgctttttaaaatgctgaaaaaagtaGTAGTGTGTCTCGTATGATTAGGGAGTGCATAGCTGCCAATGCAAATGGCCTAGTGGCATTTTATACAGAGCCGTGCAACTGGTTAGATTCTGGACAGTGGCACAGTTCAGCAGCAATAAAATGGAAGTCACTGTTACAGTTTAAGCAGTAACATAacttattataataataatgagtcTGTCAGGTTTTTGTATACATACCTATGACAGCGTTTAATTTCATCAGTGGGTCAAAACCAGGCAGTTTAGTTAAATTAACCATCAACTCTTGTGTTCCCACACATcattttctaaatgttaaatAGATTAAATCATATTCAGTAGATAAAGTAATGCTGTGATCAGTTGGATGTATagccttaaaattttacacaatctcaaatattatcatgaaaaatttgtggaaaaatcttgtttgtgtttcaaaaggtgtggttgcattagacagacacaaacacaaattatatatttttttgtttattgtttacaagaaaaactaacaaaactaaattcttgacagtttcaatatatcagttctcaacattgtcggtaccaaagtcaacaaataacagactgtgttcaatacggaacaaaaaataaataaaccatcacatcatcattaatatttagtagtcctgccattagcagcagtagagctctaatactggctggcatgttccccatGAACCGTTCACACTGTTGAGAGGTAATCTTTGTCCcgttcttcttgaattactgcttttaattcttctaaattctttgctTTACGCTTTGAAatagaccttttgataatccaccacagattttcaatggggttCATGTCCAcggattgagctggccactttaagacctggatactgagctcctggagccaagttctactggcccCAgatgtgtggcaaggggcattatccagttcttgtgtgcttgggcccaacgCTGCTGGGTAAACCTCTGTTGCTCATTGATCaagggcttcttgacagccttgtaggaccttaagccatgatctaaaagtcggccATGTACAGTGCAgttggaacactggacaccagtttggtttgaccactgctgctgaagctcctgtgaagTCGTTCGGCAgttttccctgcacatgtgGATCAGGATGCGACCAGTTCTTGCTGAAGAGCGTATCCAACTATTGAAGGACTGCATCtacacttcctggctatctggcggCAGCTGGACCCTTCCTGACTGAGAATCTATATCTTCAGGCATGTTTCCTGctttaggttccttgttttggCCAtctttgtctctgaagaactttcaaatgtgctggctttatatagacacgaagcacggcaacaaaaattctgtcttttaataaaaagcacgaccttcatgagtggatcactggtactcGAATGACCCAAtgctcaaaatttcttatgtattttacagaaccaatcaattttatgtttttaatggcttttttaggatttgtttagtattttggctgtgactgtactaaagaaattgcatttgaagacctaagagtgattcttaatgcaatatttcacaaatgcatggagtgtcggaaaactttttttccaccactgtagttTGTCTCTCTTTCATGTGGACCACTTTCATGTTAAATAGTGTTTTAATTTATCATTAGGCCTTATCGCATTTCCCTCAAAACTTTCTGTTGTCTTCTCGTATATGAggctttgttgcttttctttatttgaaatCACTGTAAACTGAACCTCTTCAGTTAGAAAactcattaaaaacacagttttcccTTTTCAGAGACAATtaaaaattttgacaaaaaactattattttcattatgactATGCctaatatgttttaaatgatcAATTACTATTGATTAATTAAtctagaaaatgtgttttctgagtTATTCAAATGGCAGCTAAAATAGTCTTTCTTTTAGAAGAAGTAGATGGTAATTAGTATAGTATTCATTACTGCTGCCTGAGCTTAAGTAGTAGGTAGATTTCAGAGCAGTAGCTCACAACTGTATTGTTGAGcctttttgtttagtttaaaaatgtctgatgATCACAACATATAGCATCTTTGGCTAAATGTGTTGTATATCAGTGATGTCTAACAAAACCTGGAGGTGTAGTACAACATAAAGCCTGTTTGAGGCTGCTTGTAATGGAGACAACAGAGCGTACATCAGATCAGGTAATGTCCTCTGAGTTTTCTACTGAATATGTCCTCATACAGTGCGTCATTTATACAGATTTAAAAGGGAaatcaataaagaaataatgccCCTTTCCTGGCTTCTATCAGTGTTCTTTATAgaaaaagatttgtttttaatatcTACATGCTGTCCTTGTATTAACACAATATGCAGCATATGGCCAGACAATCAAATTTTTATAGCCATTAACATGGTGGAATGATTAatcttttaattaaactttcatttaagatgtacatttgtattttaaatatttactctGCTCATAGCCCGGTGATGATGACTGGAGAAATTCCCACCCTAAAAACCTTTGGTACAAGTAGAGCTTAGAAATATACATAATACAAGAGAACATCTCAGCTTTGTCATGTAGTAGGTCAGTTCCATTGTTGCAGCATGAGACGAAAAAGATAATTTAAACAAAAGGCTTGGACAAGGATACAGTTACAGTATAAAAGACAGCAGGAGAGCATTGGTATCATCAGTTGGAGATACTCTAATCTCAGGTTCTTGTGTTTGGACTTTCAGGTGAGCAAAAAATTATTCTAACCATTTTCAATTAAATGTAATACTTCAAACGTAATTGTCTGACCAAATTTCATAGTATACCTATGTTTTAAACATTAATGAAAACTAAATGTCTATTACTGAATTACTTTGCatatacatttacattaaaatgatcatttaataCACTAAAATTCTTGCATGACACACAGCACGATGATAAATTATTATTGTACAATTTTTtaagcaagacagaaaatgtgaaatcaaaTCCTAATGAATTACAGTCCACTAGTACATCAGTAACGACAATTTAACCACTGATTTAACATCGCAGTTACCAAAACAAGAAGTGTGtcagtttttgtcagttttgtcagTTTCTTATTAGTCTCTTACAGCAAATTGTAATGTGATTATCTGCATATGTCATCATACACTATATAAACATccgttttcttttgtttctctcaAACATAATCCATTTTATCAGAATAGCTTGATCCTGAGCAGTTAAAGTAATTGGTACATTATACACTGCTAAAAGCTGCTTCAAGTTATGTTTCTGTATTACAGGTATAAGTGAAAACATGGTTCTATTTCAAATCTCtgctctgctgttgtttttggccTTCTCAAAAAATTCAGGTAAGTTTTCAAAGCAAGTCTTCAATTCCTGGGCAAATAACAATGTTACGATATCCTAGATTGCAGATCCACAACCATGTTGAAGGAGATTTTTGCTGAGCAATGGCTGACTAGAGGGTGAAAAcctcagatttttaatttttttttaatgtagaaaTGTTACAACACTGTTCTCTACCTCCTTTTGCTTTGTACTGGCATTCAACGCTTTTTCTCTTTGGCAGGCCACAGAACaatttgtttaacattttctttggcAACCAAAGGAAATAATAGAAGATATGAACAGTCCAGATGGCTGATTGAACCCGTTATTGCTGTCTACAGAGACGCTTGCAGGGAGGATCATTGGGGGTCATGAGGTGGTGCCATACTCCATCAAATACCAAGCATCTCTGCAGACTGAGACGGGGCAGCACTACTGTGGAGGAACCCTTGTCCACGCACAGTGGGTGGTGTCTGCTGCCCACTGCTGGAGACCGTGAGTACTGATACGACACAGCAATAGACAAGGATGTAGGAATAACACTGATGTTTTGAAGAgttacagtgatttttttttttatcatcaattttttattgagaaaatcACAGTATACCCAAGGCATGTACATTGAACAGTACAATGTAACCATAACTGGTGATCTTCTGTAATTTTCTTAACATCGCATGCTCTAACCCacctccccatcctccctccctcagtCCCAcccccccatcctccctccctttGTCCCCTTGCCATCAACAAGCTACAGTACATATGCATGTCATGCAACTACATTATCGCAGAACATATAAATGGCAGTTACATAACACTTCATTCTGAGAGTATTTTTCCAAGATCTTCTATCAGTTGTGACCACAGTTCAGAGTTACAGTGATTTTGAATTGAGTGTgccatttaattgtattttatggTAAGAATGCGGATTTGGAAGAAACTTTGTCTGTTTCTGACTCTCAGGAGCAGTAAAATGAAGGTGGTGTTAGGTGAACACAACATGAATGAAGTAGAAGAATATGAACAGATCTTCAATGTCTCAAAAATATATGTCCACAACTATAAGTACAGGACATATGACAACGACATCATGCTTATTAAGGTAAGCATAAACGTAGACACCTGAACAAATCAATGCAATACATGGAGCTGTTGGCATGTGCACACACTGCTGACTTGTGCTCAGTTGGCAAACGACGTGACTGCTTGTTCAGCATCTGAGAGTTGTACAGCGGTGACTTGGTGTCTGTGTTGCAGCTGAGTAGGCCGGCAGAACTGAATGCAAAAGTGGAGCCAGCCCAGCTACCTGATCAGAACGACTGTCCAACCAGTGGCACGTGCACAGTGAGCGGCTGGGGTGTGACTCAGGTTTACTCGTACTATCTCTCCCCTGTGCTACGTGCTGTGGATGTGCAAATAATCCCACGCTGCAACTGGTACTACTGGGGCAGAATCACAAATAATATGCTGTGTGCTGGATTTCGGTGGGGTGGAAAAGATTCTTGTCAGGTAGAAATGGATGCcacataaatgtttttattactaCATAATAATATAGCACACCGTTGTTTTGTATGGTAcataccattttttaaattagtatTCAGCATGATCTGCATTCTATGAATTACAagcttctttgttgtgtgtTAAATCAGAGTCAGTCACTGTTACACTGCATAACACACTTAAGTTCTCTACAATAAATAAGTatgattaacatttaaaaatgtacttaacAACTGTACGTATTacggttaagattgtacagcatttattttacaaagttTACCTATAAAGCAAAACTACTAAATGAATATTGATAATAAATATTGAGGTTAACACATTACATAATCATATTGTACTGATTTATCTGattgaattaaatattaaagatagAATTATTATATATAGTATAAATTTATCTGACGAATTCAAATATTTATGTGAAGAACCTACAATAGTATTTATTACACAAATATAccagactaatttaaatataaaggtTGAGACCCCACAATTTTACACATTATACAGACACTACCTGACTACCCTGAATATTAAGAACATACCTACTTATCAAATTACCagactattttaaaaattaaaattaaaacctCACTAAATTCTACAGAACAACCCAACAATTTACCTTTAAGCAAATATATGGACATGTGGAAAAATGCATCAGAAAAGTCCAAAGTTAGCATCCACCACCTCAGGACCATAGATAAATATATTAAAGTTGATGACGAATCCAGTTATAGAGATATTACAGGCTTACACAAAGCTAGTATATGTCTAAAAGTAGTCTTTTCCATACCATTCAAGATTGAAAATGATATATAATACACGTTCAACATCTCTGATTTGTCTTGGTGATCCACAGGGTGACTCCGGTGGTCCCCTCATCTGCAATGGCTACTTCGAGGGCATTGTCTCCTGGGGGATCAGCTGTGCAAATCCATACTTCCCTGGTGTCTACACCAAAGTGTGTAAATACGTAGACTGGATCACAGACATTATTAACAACACAGCATAAACAGGCACTTATTTACTTTAGAAACAAAGTGATCATTCAACATTATTTTCAGTGGCcttgtttaaaaattactactacctttgtgtttttatagcactgaatgtaaatttacatatttactaCAACTGCAACTTATAATATTAAGATTTAGTAATTTTCAAATACACGGTTTCCTGGAAAAATGATACTATGCTTGTAATTCGTTgatttttttactgttgttattgttattattattaatattagtagtagtagtaatagcagTAGTAGTCGCAAACTTAAAGCTGTGTTAATTAATTTGTAGAACTGGGCAAAGACAAAGTCAGTAATAGTACTGAATAATACCCAGCCCTAtttatcaatattttttctttattttcacattgaatGAAATGACTGTATGTAATGTGTTTATGAGTGACACCTGTCACATTACATccaatgtaaatttaaaaatattgataaatGAAGCTTTAAGGACATCACAACAGCGTACTGTTTGATGAATTTATAATGTGactatgtaaagtgtctttgagcattttgaaaagtgctataaaaataaaatatattatgattattattatgagtTGACACATGACTCTTTCCTGAATTTGCTGCCAGCCCAGAATGAAAGAATAAACCATTCACAGTGACAGTGAAGATGAGCTGTTTAATTAATGCTAAGGATTATCTTTGTTGTGCTTCTAGTAATGTCTTGTCaacagaagaataaaaaagtCAATGAACACAATTGTTACACATTGAAATTGGATTACAGGGAAAATTTTGAATGTCCCAATAGTAGTTGCTCCAAGTAGGAATGATCCTAATTAACATTTGCAATTAAAATTCTGATAacaagtaaaagaaaaactgatgcCTTGTCAGATGTGATTGTATAAATGAGTTGTAACTGGCATTGTGAATGCAACAAAAGTAATTATGACAAACAGATGGGCTGACCTGAGAATGACGGGCAGACTGCACATTGACAGGCAGGAGTTGCCAATGACATGCAGACACATCCTAGCAGTTGTTTcttccatcacagctgtcaaaATGTGCAATCTTCCAGGGTAGTTTGTTACGTTTGAAGCTAACTTGGTGGACTGTAAGGCAGTTGCTCTTTCTGAATGGCTCACCTGGAACCTGCAGGCAGTGAGAGGCAGACATGAGTGTGACCTATATAATTATTGGTTTGTTAAGTAGCACTTATGTCATATTCTTACATGCTGGTGAAGCTGGGAGGGTATCTGGCTGTGGGGAGGcttgaagaatggcagaggGAGACACCTTCATATCTTAGCAGCTTCTACGTTACACCACCAAGTTCAGAGCAACtacacaataaaaattaattttcagCATATTTAACTCTTTAAGTTGAAGTTAAGACTAGTCAGAAAGGCCTTTCTAATGCATGTCAAAATAGCTTTCATTGtgggtttttgtatttttcaaggAGAACATTTAAAAAGCGAGTTTTGTTTACCtaaccagaagaagaagaagaagaagaagaagaagaagaagaagaagaagaattttgcGCAtgcgcagcagcagcaggcttgTTTACATAACAGTGTCCTTGCTAGAGCTAGTTGCGACGAGGCTGCTATACAAACGGAACCTGTAAAACAGCTTAAGTTACCTTTCTGGGTAAGTTATGTCTGTGAAACACGCCATTAGCCGTGGGCTCGAGTTGGGCCGGTCGGTTTTTCAGCTGGGCCTCCTCAAGTCAGGTGGCCGAGTCGCAGCAAAGCTCCGAGCTGACCGTTTCCGTGTAGGCCCGTCGGTCCGCACCGTTCAGCCTCAGGCTTTCCTGCCATCTCGGTACCGATATTACCGCACCTCTCTGAACGGCCTGGCAGCCCAGCTTCAGTCCGCCGGCTTTAGGAGGAGGTTTACCGGCTCGTCCCCACGTAACAGGGCCGTGTTTTTGGCATTCGGCCTCGGTGTGGGTCTTATTGAACAACAGCTGGAGGATGACAGAAAGAGTGCAGCGACATGCGAGGAAATCCAGGTATGgtatcaaacagaaaaaaacaacatgcataCAATGTTGAGGTATTTAGGGATGTCCCATTTACACTACCTATCCTGGTATGTATAGTTACAACGTTAGTTACTTTGCTGATCAAGATTTTACATACAAACCATATGATGAGTATTGTGACAGGATTAACTGCCCCCAAAAGGGATCAAGTAAATACTTTTGCACTTAATGCTTACATAgcaatttgacattttcttgtaATGACGTAGTTTACTTTGTTTTATCAGCTACTTTTACTTGGGTGAAATACTTAAgtattttttccaccactgaccGTCTGATTATAGTGTAATATTGTGATGATGCTAATAGCTAAGTTCAAcctttttgtattgtgtaaGTT
The nucleotide sequence above comes from Amphiprion ocellaris isolate individual 3 ecotype Okinawa chromosome 8, ASM2253959v1, whole genome shotgun sequence. Encoded proteins:
- the LOC111562745 gene encoding trypsin I-P1-like — encoded protein: MVLFQISALLLFLAFSKNSETLAGRIIGGHEVVPYSIKYQASLQTETGQHYCGGTLVHAQWVVSAAHCWRPSSKMKVVLGEHNMNEVEEYEQIFNVSKIYVHNYKYRTYDNDIMLIKLSRPAELNAKVEPAQLPDQNDCPTSGTCTVSGWGVTQVYSYYLSPVLRAVDVQIIPRCNWYYWGRITNNMLCAGFRWGGKDSCQGDSGGPLICNGYFEGIVSWGISCANPYFPGVYTKVCKYVDWITDIINNTA